ATGAATCATTTAAAAAAGCAACCATTGAAACTGACGGACCTCAAAACAAAAACGCATCAGAGAAGAAAGATCAATGGTGGCTGTTTAGACAGCTGAAATAGCTATCTATGATTCCAAGAAATGGAAAACCATGGCGAATAAAGTGTTGCACATGGATTGCAAGACACGAGGGCCTTTAGCCCCTGACAATTTTGGAATTTCCAGTGCTGGTTGCAAAACCTTTCATCCCATTGCACCCAATAATTTTATCGCTATTCACCTATAAAATCAGGAAATTGAATATGAGCGTACCTGGCCGAATCAAAGAATTGATCGAAACGTTTGAAAATAATTTGGAATCGTACAAAAAAGGCAACTACAATGAAACCCAGGTGCGCCGTGAATTCATAGACCCTTTTTTCGAAGAACTGGGATGGGATGTAACCAACAGACAGGGGTATGCGGAGGCTTATAAGGATGTTATCCATGAAGACGCCATTAAAGTCGGCGGCGTTACCAAGGCACCGGATTACTGCTTCCGTGTCGGCGGCACCCGCAAATTTTTTCTGGAAGCAAAAAAACCGTCGGTCAATATACAGAGAGACATCCATCCGGCCTACCAGTTACGCCGCTATGGGTGGAGCGCCAAGCTGCCCCTGAGCATTTTAACGGATTTCGAAGAACTTGCCGTTTACGACTGCCGGGTGAAGCCGTCGAAGACCGACAAGGTTTCCCACTCCCGTATTTTATACCTCAAATTCACGGATTATGAGAACCGGTGGGAAGAACTTGCCGGTATTTTTTCCAGAGATGCCATCCTGAAGGGCTCTTTTGACAAATATGTGGAATCCAATAAAAAGAAAAAAGGCACCACCGAGGTTGATACCGCTTTTCTCCATGAAATCGAATCCTGGCGGGAACTCCTGGCCCGGAATATCGCCCTGCGCAATCCGAATCTTTCCCAGAGGGAATTGAACTTTGCCGTTCAGCAGACCATCGACCGGATCGTGTTTCTCCGCATCTGCGAGGATCGGGGAATGGAGGATTACGGTGGATTGATGGCTCTGCGCAATGGTGAGAATGTCTATGAACGCCTGTTCCACCTTTTCAAAAAAGCGGATGAGAAATACAATTCCGGGCTGTTTCATTTCAAAAAAGAGAAAGGGCGTGAGAATTGTGACAACCTGACACCTTTGCTGCAAATAGACGACAAACCCCTGAAAGAAATTTTCAAGAATCTGTATTACCCGGAAAGCCCCTACGAATTTTCCGTTCTATCGGCTGATATCCTCGGCCAAGTGTATGAACGCTTTTTAGGCAAGGTCATCCGCCTCACCCCCGGTCATCAGGCCAAAATCGAAGAAAAGCCGGAAGTCCGCAAAGCGGGCGGTGTTTATTACACGCCCGCCTACATTGTGGACTATATCGTCAAAAACACGGTAGGCAAATTGGTGGAGGGCAAGAGACCCGGTCCCAGAGGCGGTGTAAGCAATTTGAAGATTCTGGACCCGGCCTGTGGTTCAGGTTCGTTTTTGATCGGTGCATATCAGTTTTTGCTGGACTGGCACCGGGATGAATACATCAATGACGGTCCGGAAAAGTGGTCAAAAGGCAAAACACCCCGCATCTACCAATCCAGGAAAGGGGAATGGCGATTGACCACTGACGAGCGCAAACGGATTCTATTGAACAACATATACGGCGTGGACATCGATCATCAGGCGGTGGAAGTGACAAAGCTGTCCCTCCTGCTCAAGGTGCTGGAAGGGGAGGCTGAACAAAGCATCGGCAAGCAGATGCTTATGTTTCAAGAACGGGTGCTGCCGGACCTTTCGAACAATATCAAATGCGGCAACTCACTGATTGGACCAGACTTTTACGACTCCCAGCAAATGAGCCTGTTTGATGAAGAGGAACTGTTCCGGGTCAACGCCTTTAACTGGCCCACCGAGTTTTCCGATATAATGTCCGATGGTGGATTTGACGCCGTGATCGGCAATCCGCCATATATCATTATTGGCTCCGATAAATTAAATGAACAATCATATTACATTAAAAATTTCGAATTGACCGCATATAAGACCAATACATACATTTTGTTTATCGATAAAGGGTTAAGGCTTTTAGGGAAGCAGGGAGCAATACTTGGTTATATTATTCCTAAGTCTTTGGTTTTTAATACATACTTTAGTGAAATAAGAGCTAAGATTTTATCAAGGTATGTAGTGCCGCAAATAGTAGAGATCAAAGATAAAGTTTTCCAAAATGCCGAAGTTGGCGATTCTTTATTGTTTTTTAGCCAAAAAGCACCCAATCCTGAAAAGAATCAACTTGTTTATTATCGTGTTAAGAACATATTTCCAAAGTTTGAAACAATCGAACAATTCAAAAATATACAGAAAGAGCTTTCAGAAAACGCTGACTCTTTGTTTTATCGATCAAGTTTATTCATCAACGCGCCTGTAAAACATTTAAGTGAGTTCTTGAGTGTTTCTAACGGACTAAATCCAGGCAATGTAAGGCATCTTCTATTTTCAGAAAAGAAAGAAAATGAAAAGTATAAAAAATTGATTCTGGGGCGCGATATTCAAAAATATAGTTTGAGGTGGTCCGGGACTTGGGTGAATTATGATCCAGATTTGAAGAACAGAATAAAACTATCAGATATAAAATCAAAATCAGGTATGACAGCTCAAAAAAAGGTCGATTTTGCGTTGAGGAACCCCAAAATTTTCATCTCCCCAAAAATTTTAATTCGTAAGACCGCTGATAAGATTATCGCTTGTTTTGATTCCGAAGGCTATTATATCGATTCTTTATCATACAGTTTACAAGCAAACTCTCAGACCCATGAATCTATATTTTATTTTCTTGGGTTGTTGAATTCAAGGCTCATTGGATATCTGCATGATGGCTTGTCGATGAATAAAAATAAGGTTTTTGCTAAAGTCTTGGGGACAAACCTCAAAAAACTCCCCATCCGCTTTATTAAATTTGATGATCCGGTTGACGTTGCCCGTCATGACCGTATTGTTGGGCTGGTGGATCAGATAATTGGATTAAACCAAAATCTGATTGAATCCAAAATGCCCCAGACGACTGAGATGTTGAAGAGGCAAATTGAGTCCACAGACAGACAAATCGATCAACTCGTTTATAAATTGTATGAGTTAACAGATGATGAAATCCAAATTATAGAATCAGAAACTTAAAATTCAAAAAAACAGCGGACGAAAAAATTCACAGGTGTATATGCTGGAATTATAATGATAACAAACTTACAAACCTTAGAAAAACTCGGCTTTGAAAAATGGTTCCAGGACCATGTCGATCCCGAACGTTCGGCGGAATTTGAGATCGCCCGGGTGATTGTGGTGCACAAAGACCGGTATACCATCACCAGCGGGTTAGATGATGTTCCGGCGGAGCTGGTGGGAAAACTGCTTTTCAGTGCGGCGTCTGCTGTGGACTACCCGGCGGTGGGGGACTGGGTGCTGGTCAAATTGTACGATGGAAACACATTTGCCGTCATCCATGAGATCATCCAGAGGAAATCCCTGCTGAAACGGAAAACCCCGGGAAAGAAAATTGAGTTTCAACTGATTGCCGCCAACATCGATGCGGCATTCATTGTCCAGTCACTGGATCACAATTTCAATTTAAGGCGGCTGGAGCGGTATCTGGTGATGGTCAACGAAAGCAACATCCGGCCGGTGGTGTTGTTGAGCAAGAGCGACCTTCTGACTTCCGACAAGATCGCCGGCCGGATCGGTCAGATCCATGAGATCATGCCGCAGTTGCAGGTCCTGCCGTTCAGCAGCAACAATGAATCCGGTCTGGAACATGTCAAAGACCTGCTGAAACCCGGGCTGACCTTTTGCTTATTAGGATCATCCGGTGTCGGCAAGACCACGCTTTTGAACCATCTCATCGGTGAATCAGTTTTCAAGACCAAAACCGTCCGGGAAAAGGACAGCAAGGGCCGGCATGCCACAACGTCCAGGCAGCTGATCACACTGGCCGGCGGGGCAATGGTGGTGGATACGCCGGGAATGCGGGAGCTTGAGAATTTTTCCGTGGAAACGGGCCTGGATGAAACTTTTGCAGAAATCACCGCGCTGGCTGGAAAGTGCCGGTTCAACGACTGCTCCCATACCCGTGAACAAGGGTGTGCGGTGCTGGCGGCGGTGACAGAGGGGACCCTGTCTGAAAAAAGATACCAGAATTACATGAAAATGATCCGGGAATCCATTTTCAATGACATGTCCTATGTGGAGAAAAGGCAAAAAGACAAACAGTTTGCCAAACATTGTAAAACCGTGATGACGCACCGGAAAAGGCAAAAAACATTTTAAGGAGAAAAATGATGGCATTCAAAGAACTGGTGAAAAACCGTCGGAGCTGCCGAGTATTTATGGATACCCCGGTGACCGGAGAACAGATCGAGGCCATTGTCACAGCCGGGCAGTGGGCGCCCAGCCCTTTAAATCAACAGCCGTTTCAGTTCATTGCAGTCACTGATCCGAAGCTTCGGGCCGGAATTCAGAAAGCGGGCATGGCTGCGAAACAGGCGGTGGCAGATCAGGGAGGACCCGGCTGGGCCCAGAAATATCCCATGGAGTTTGTGGGAACCTGCCCCCTGATTCTGGTGGTGGTGAGTGACCCGTCCCTGGGCGGGCTGGGAAGTTATTTTAATCAGCCCCACGGTGCCCTTCAATCCGCATCCGCCTGTATCCAGAACATGATGCTGATGGCGGCGGAACTGGGCCTGGGATCCCTGTGGTTTACTTTTTTTGATCCGGATGATGTGAAACCGGTTCTCAGTATTCCCAAAGAACTGGAGATTGCCGGTGCGGTGCTGGTGGGCACACCGGCTGCCGAAACCAAGGGGCCGTCCAGAAAACCGCCCCAGGTGCATGAAAATCTGTTTCATCAGTGATAACATTGCCGGCTCTTGCAGGAATATCGTTGAAAAAGAATAAATATTCCCCGGCGATCCGGCGGTAAATTATAAAAAGGTGAATACTATCAATGAATGAAAACAGCCAGAAAATCGCGTTGTTTATCGATGCAGATAATGCGCCCGCAAGCAAATTTGAAGAAGTGCTCAGTGAAGTGGCAAAATACGGGGTTGTCACGATCAGAAAAGCGTATGGTAACTGGAAAAGCCCGACCCTTAAATCCTGGGAAGATTTATTGAATGAATACGCCATACAGCCGATTCAACAGTATGATCTGACCAAGGGCAAAAATGCGTCAGATATTGCTTTGGTCATCGATGCAATGGATGTCATGTATACCAAAAACATTGATGTGATGTGCTTTGTGTCATCAGACTGTGATTTCACACCCATGGTGACACGCGCACTTGCAGAGGGTAAAGTCGTTTTGGGGTTTGGAGAGCGGAAAACCCCTTCCCCCTTTGTCAACGCGTGTTCCAAGTTCTTATACCTTGATGCAGCACCCAAACAGAATGGGTCGGTGCCTGAAAAACCCAAAACCCTGAAATCCGACACAAAACTGCTCAACCTGCTGAGGCAGGCCATAGAAGCGACGGAAGAAGATAACGGCTGGGCCGCGCTGGGGCCGGTGGGATCACATATCTCCAATAAAACATCCTTTGATACCAGAAATTACGGTTATAAAAATTTAAGCAGCCTTATCAAAGCCATTGATCTGTTTGAGTTGAAAAGAGGCCCTGGCAACTCATACCTGGTTAAAGACAAAAAAAAGAAAAAATCAGGTTGACCCGCCATTGCGGCAGACTTGCTGAGGCCCGGTGGAGATTGCGGACCGGAAGCTTTTTTCAGAAAGGATGAATCATGACAGATGACACCAAAGTCCGGCGGATGGTTGAGATCACCATGGCGCCGGTGGAACTGTACAAGATCCTGAAGTTTGAAAACCTGGCCGCCAGCGGCGGGGAAGCCAAGTTCCGGATCCAGGACGGTCAGGTGCGGGTGAACGGGGAGATAGAAACCCGGAAGCGAAGAAAAATCCGGCCCGGGGATGTGATCGAAACCCCTGAGGCCGTTCTGACCATCGTAAAATCAGAACCTTAGAATATATGGAGTGAACAGATATGTTTATCGTCACATCAGAACAGATGCAACACATGGACCGGTTTACCATTGAAAAATTCGGCATTCCCGGACGGGTGCTCATGGAAAATGCCGGCCGGGGGGCGGTGGATTTTTTCATGGAACAGTTTCAGCCCACCCCGGCGACCCGGGTGGCGGTGGTGGCGGGCCGGGGCAACAACGGCGGAGACGGCTGGGTCATGGCCCGGTATCTCATGGAAAAACAGATTCCCGTGACCGTGTTTCTATTGTCGGCCCAAGACCGGGTCAAAGGGGATGCCAAAGCCAACATGGACCTGGTGGAAAAACTGCTGCCGTATTTTCCGGATTGCGGGGTGGTGGAAATTTCTGATGCCGCCGCGCTGGACCGGGAAAAAACCCGGCTGATACATCATGATCTGTTTGTGGATGCCATTTTCGGCACCGGCCTGAATTCAGATGTCCGGGGAATGTTCAAAACCGTAATCCAGTGCATCAACCAGACAAACAAGCCGGTATTTGCCGTGGATATCCCTTCGGGTCTTAATGCCGACACCGGCGCGGTGTGCGGCGTATGCATCAACGCAGCGGCCACGGCCACGTTCGGCTTTGCCAAGATTGGACATATCCTGCATCCGGGCAATGAATATACCGGGAAATTGCAGGTCATTGACATCGGCATCCCCGGATTTGCCGCCGGAAAACAGGATCTTTGGTTCCAGGTGATGGAAAAACAAACCATTGCCCCCCTGTTCCCGGCCCGGGCGTTCAACAGCCACAAAGGCAGTTTCGGCCACCTGCTGGTCCTGGCCGGATCTCCGGGAAAAACCGGGGCCGCAGCCCTGTGCGCCAATGCCGCCAAACGGATCGGCACCGGCCTGGTGACCGCAGGCGTGCCGGAAGGCATCAATGCCGTGATGGAAACACTGGTGGTGGAGCCCATGACCGTGCCGCTGCCGGAAACCGCATCCGGCACATTGTCGCCGAACGGACTGGACCGGATTCTGTCCCTGGCTGAAAACCGGCAGGCCCTGGCCTTAGGGCCGGGACTGGGCACGGATCCGGACACGCGGAAACTGGTAACCGCGCTGGTGGAAACCTGCTCCCTGCCTCTGATCATGGATGCGGATGCCGTCAACTGTCTGGCTGAAAATCCAACCGTGCTCAAGTCCCGGACCTCTCCGGCGGTGTTGACGCCCCATCCCGGGGAAATGGCCCGTCTGGCCGGAATTTACACATCCGAAGTTCAGGCGGACCGGCCCGGCACAGCCCGGACATTTGCACAGGACTTCAATGTCATCCTGGTGCTCAAAGGAGCCCAGACCCTGATCGCCCTGCCGGACGGCCGCCTTTTTCTGTGCCCTGCCGGAAACCCGGGCATGGCCACCGGCGGCATGGGAGATGTGCTCACCGGTATGATCGCCGGACTGGCGGCCCAGGGATTTTCTCTGGAAAATGCCGCATTGGCCGGGGTGTTCATCCATGGGCTGTGCGGGGATCTGCTGGCCGACATATTCGGCGGGTTCGGGTTTCTGGCCGGTGACATGATCCGGAACATTCCTGAAACCATCCACAGGCATTTGACATGACCCATCAGATCATCACCCAGACCGACGCCCAGACCCGGGATTTGGGGTTCCGCCTGGGCCGGGCACTGACCGGTCCGGTGGCCATTGCCTTATCCGGAGATCTGGGATGCGGTAAAACCACATTTGTCAAAGGCCTGGCCCGGGGACTAGGGGTGAATGCCCGTTATCCCATCACCAGCCCTACGTTCACGCTCATCAATGAATATCCGGCCGCTGATCAATTGCGGCTGTGCCATCTGGATCTGTACCGCCTGGGATCGGTGGAGGAACTGGCACACATCGGGTTTGACGATCTCACCGGTACTGATGCCGTGATTGTGGTGGAGTGGCCGGCCCTGCTCAAGGAGGATGGGTTTGCTTTTGACCTGGAACTGATCTTTGAGTTTGATGCCGCATATCACCGGGTTATCTCTTTTTTTGCCTCTGGACAGACCGGTACAAACATGTTAAGCAGTTTGTTTTCATAAATTATGAAACCAATTTTTTTGGGGAGTTTTTGATGGCACTTCGAGTACAGAAATACGGGGGCACATCCGTGGCGGATATCCAGCGGATCTCCCGGGTGGCGGACCGGGTGATCAAGGCCCATGAAGCCGGCGATCAGATGGTGGTGGTGCTCTCTGCCATGGCTGGCGTGACAGACAAGCTGATTTCTCTGGCCCGGCAGGCGGCAATCACACCGGACAAACGGGAACTGGATGTACTGCTGGCCACCGGGGAACAAACCACTGCGGCATTGATGGCCATCCTGCTCAAATCCCGGGGGTACAAAGCCAGATCGTTTTTGGGATTTCAGGCCGGGATTCACACGGACCAGACCCCGGGTAAAGCCCGGATCCTGGACATTGACGCCCAGAAAGTCAAAAAAGCCCTGGATCAGGGACATATCTGCGTGGTGGCCGGATTCCAGGGCGCGGATAACAACGGGGATATCACCACATTGGGCCGGGGCGGCTCCGATACCTCTGCCGTGGCCATTGCCGCATCCCTGAAAGCGGATGTGTGTGAGATATTCACGGATGTGGACGGTGTGTACACCACCGACCCCAGAATCTGTGCCAAAGCCCGGAAAATCGACCGGATTTCCTATGAAGAAATGCTGGAAATGGCCGTGCTGGGCGCCAAGGTGCTCCAGATCCGGTCCGTGGATTTTGCCAAAAAATACAATATTCCCTTGCATGTCAGATCATCATTCAATGAGGAGGATGGAACCATGGTCGTCAATGAAAGCG
The window above is part of the Desulfotignum phosphitoxidans DSM 13687 genome. Proteins encoded here:
- a CDS encoding Eco57I restriction-modification methylase domain-containing protein, whose translation is MSVPGRIKELIETFENNLESYKKGNYNETQVRREFIDPFFEELGWDVTNRQGYAEAYKDVIHEDAIKVGGVTKAPDYCFRVGGTRKFFLEAKKPSVNIQRDIHPAYQLRRYGWSAKLPLSILTDFEELAVYDCRVKPSKTDKVSHSRILYLKFTDYENRWEELAGIFSRDAILKGSFDKYVESNKKKKGTTEVDTAFLHEIESWRELLARNIALRNPNLSQRELNFAVQQTIDRIVFLRICEDRGMEDYGGLMALRNGENVYERLFHLFKKADEKYNSGLFHFKKEKGRENCDNLTPLLQIDDKPLKEIFKNLYYPESPYEFSVLSADILGQVYERFLGKVIRLTPGHQAKIEEKPEVRKAGGVYYTPAYIVDYIVKNTVGKLVEGKRPGPRGGVSNLKILDPACGSGSFLIGAYQFLLDWHRDEYINDGPEKWSKGKTPRIYQSRKGEWRLTTDERKRILLNNIYGVDIDHQAVEVTKLSLLLKVLEGEAEQSIGKQMLMFQERVLPDLSNNIKCGNSLIGPDFYDSQQMSLFDEEELFRVNAFNWPTEFSDIMSDGGFDAVIGNPPYIIIGSDKLNEQSYYIKNFELTAYKTNTYILFIDKGLRLLGKQGAILGYIIPKSLVFNTYFSEIRAKILSRYVVPQIVEIKDKVFQNAEVGDSLLFFSQKAPNPEKNQLVYYRVKNIFPKFETIEQFKNIQKELSENADSLFYRSSLFINAPVKHLSEFLSVSNGLNPGNVRHLLFSEKKENEKYKKLILGRDIQKYSLRWSGTWVNYDPDLKNRIKLSDIKSKSGMTAQKKVDFALRNPKIFISPKILIRKTADKIIACFDSEGYYIDSLSYSLQANSQTHESIFYFLGLLNSRLIGYLHDGLSMNKNKVFAKVLGTNLKKLPIRFIKFDDPVDVARHDRIVGLVDQIIGLNQNLIESKMPQTTEMLKRQIESTDRQIDQLVYKLYELTDDEIQIIESET
- the rsgA gene encoding ribosome small subunit-dependent GTPase A, which encodes MITNLQTLEKLGFEKWFQDHVDPERSAEFEIARVIVVHKDRYTITSGLDDVPAELVGKLLFSAASAVDYPAVGDWVLVKLYDGNTFAVIHEIIQRKSLLKRKTPGKKIEFQLIAANIDAAFIVQSLDHNFNLRRLERYLVMVNESNIRPVVLLSKSDLLTSDKIAGRIGQIHEIMPQLQVLPFSSNNESGLEHVKDLLKPGLTFCLLGSSGVGKTTLLNHLIGESVFKTKTVREKDSKGRHATTSRQLITLAGGAMVVDTPGMRELENFSVETGLDETFAEITALAGKCRFNDCSHTREQGCAVLAAVTEGTLSEKRYQNYMKMIRESIFNDMSYVEKRQKDKQFAKHCKTVMTHRKRQKTF
- a CDS encoding nitroreductase family protein, yielding MMAFKELVKNRRSCRVFMDTPVTGEQIEAIVTAGQWAPSPLNQQPFQFIAVTDPKLRAGIQKAGMAAKQAVADQGGPGWAQKYPMEFVGTCPLILVVVSDPSLGGLGSYFNQPHGALQSASACIQNMMLMAAELGLGSLWFTFFDPDDVKPVLSIPKELEIAGAVLVGTPAAETKGPSRKPPQVHENLFHQ
- a CDS encoding NYN domain-containing protein, which gives rise to MNENSQKIALFIDADNAPASKFEEVLSEVAKYGVVTIRKAYGNWKSPTLKSWEDLLNEYAIQPIQQYDLTKGKNASDIALVIDAMDVMYTKNIDVMCFVSSDCDFTPMVTRALAEGKVVLGFGERKTPSPFVNACSKFLYLDAAPKQNGSVPEKPKTLKSDTKLLNLLRQAIEATEEDNGWAALGPVGSHISNKTSFDTRNYGYKNLSSLIKAIDLFELKRGPGNSYLVKDKKKKKSG
- a CDS encoding RNA-binding S4 domain-containing protein, translated to MTDDTKVRRMVEITMAPVELYKILKFENLAASGGEAKFRIQDGQVRVNGEIETRKRRKIRPGDVIETPEAVLTIVKSEP
- a CDS encoding bifunctional ADP-dependent NAD(P)H-hydrate dehydratase/NAD(P)H-hydrate epimerase; protein product: MFIVTSEQMQHMDRFTIEKFGIPGRVLMENAGRGAVDFFMEQFQPTPATRVAVVAGRGNNGGDGWVMARYLMEKQIPVTVFLLSAQDRVKGDAKANMDLVEKLLPYFPDCGVVEISDAAALDREKTRLIHHDLFVDAIFGTGLNSDVRGMFKTVIQCINQTNKPVFAVDIPSGLNADTGAVCGVCINAAATATFGFAKIGHILHPGNEYTGKLQVIDIGIPGFAAGKQDLWFQVMEKQTIAPLFPARAFNSHKGSFGHLLVLAGSPGKTGAAALCANAAKRIGTGLVTAGVPEGINAVMETLVVEPMTVPLPETASGTLSPNGLDRILSLAENRQALALGPGLGTDPDTRKLVTALVETCSLPLIMDADAVNCLAENPTVLKSRTSPAVLTPHPGEMARLAGIYTSEVQADRPGTARTFAQDFNVILVLKGAQTLIALPDGRLFLCPAGNPGMATGGMGDVLTGMIAGLAAQGFSLENAALAGVFIHGLCGDLLADIFGGFGFLAGDMIRNIPETIHRHLT
- the tsaE gene encoding tRNA (adenosine(37)-N6)-threonylcarbamoyltransferase complex ATPase subunit type 1 TsaE, producing MTHQIITQTDAQTRDLGFRLGRALTGPVAIALSGDLGCGKTTFVKGLARGLGVNARYPITSPTFTLINEYPAADQLRLCHLDLYRLGSVEELAHIGFDDLTGTDAVIVVEWPALLKEDGFAFDLELIFEFDAAYHRVISFFASGQTGTNMLSSLFS
- a CDS encoding aspartate kinase, whose translation is MALRVQKYGGTSVADIQRISRVADRVIKAHEAGDQMVVVLSAMAGVTDKLISLARQAAITPDKRELDVLLATGEQTTAALMAILLKSRGYKARSFLGFQAGIHTDQTPGKARILDIDAQKVKKALDQGHICVVAGFQGADNNGDITTLGRGGSDTSAVAIAASLKADVCEIFTDVDGVYTTDPRICAKARKIDRISYEEMLEMAVLGAKVLQIRSVDFAKKYNIPLHVRSSFNEEDGTMVVNESADMESAVVSGITCDMNETRITLKRVPDQPGISAKIFGPLADAEIMVDMIIQNTRTGGETDLTFTVTKDDFDRALQISEAVAKEVGAEEVLSAKDIAKVSVIGLGMKSHSGVAATMFKALAEENINIRLISTSEIRISCVILAKYAELAVRALHAAFGLDGDN